A window from Theobroma cacao cultivar B97-61/B2 chromosome 3, Criollo_cocoa_genome_V2, whole genome shotgun sequence encodes these proteins:
- the LOC18606569 gene encoding BTB/POZ domain-containing protein At1g63850, translated as MATATTTTTTKSISTKTSSAQLKVQVQPIKPKRRKCKETTISSSASTAAPTTATTAATNSYSESGFSGVLTRKLDPPTIVSPDNTWCCPASKPLPTPPPPPPSPPLPPQARRGPDPCFADSISGFRIRYSPGSLSPVMDFTGGTTLSNGHSPSSFTKFNSALTAGLLNPMSPPPPPDKTRSSPTLFEMMASEPDIHPRNQSQNQAQIQVPISAPRQNQPPPVIDKQALTMQRISDLLSNRSPGNQFNDPGSSDIKLTLSSKDGISVSMNVHRQILVAHSRFFAVKLSDRWAKQQRNGSGGPYIVEIADCDDVEVYIETLRLMYCKDLRKKLMREDVSKVLGILKVSAAIGFDAGVLSCLEYLEAAPWAEDEEEKVASLLAELRLENVGAGEVLKRVSVEVTNGTDEGGDNEEVLLKLLHVVLEGKDEKARREMKGLVSKMLRENSSQNDLRKESLYSACDGCLELLRHHFLRAASSDLQDVSQIARQADNLHWILDILIDRQIAEDFLKSWASQSELSDAHSKVPAVHRYEVSRVTARLFVGIGKGQLLASKEMRCLLLQTWLVPFYDDFGWMRRASKGLDRHLIEDGLSNTILTLPLAWQQEILLAWFDRFLNSGEDCPNIQRGFEVWWRRAFWRRSGEQEPPRQLQVTTATIENS; from the exons ATGGCAACAGCAACAACCACAACTACAACAAAATCAATTTCTACAAAGACATCGTCTGCTCAGCTCAAAGTCCAAGTCCAACCCATCAAGCCCAAACGCCGCAAGTGTAAAGAAACCACCATTTCTTCCTCTGCCTCCACGGCTGCTCCTACAACTGCAACAACTGCCGCGACAAACAGCTACTCGGAGTCGGGGTTTTCTGGGGTTTTGACCCGGAAACTTGACCCACCCACCATTGTTTCCCCTGATAACACTTGGTGCTGTCCTGCTTCAAAACCCCTTCCCACTCCCCCCCCTCCCCCTCCTTCTCCTCCTCTTCCACCGCAAGCTCGCCGTGGTCCGGACCCGTGTTTCGCTGATTCTATATCTGGCTTCAGGATCCGATATTCTCCGGGAAGTCTATCACCCGTTATGGACTTCACGGGCGGCACAACGCTCTCCAACGGTCACTCTCCGTCGAGCTTCACCAAGTTCAACTCTGCTCTCACGGCGGGTCTTCTAAACCCGATGTCCCCTCCGCCTCCACCGGACAAGACACGATCCAGCCCGACACTTTTCGAAATGATGGCTAGCGAGCCCGATATACACCCAAGAAACCAATCACAAAACCAAGCCCAGATCCAAGTACCCATTTCAGCTCCAAGACAAAATCAACCGCCGCCAGTCATCGATAAGCAGGCATTGACTATGCAACGAATATCGGATCTTTTGTCGAACCGGAGCCCTGGCAACCAGTTTAACGACCCGGGTTCGAGTGATATAAAGCTGACGTTGAGTTCCAAGGATGGGATTAGTGTGTCAATGAACGTCCACAGGCAAATTCTGGTGGCTCACAGTAGGTTTTTTGCGGTCAAGTTATCGGATCGATGGGCAAAGCAGCAGAGAAATGGATCGGGTGGGCCGTACATTGTGGAAATAGCCGATTGTGATGACGTGGAGGTTTATATAGAGACTTTGAGGTTGATGTACTGTAAAGATTTGAGGAAGAAGTTAATGAGAGAGGACGTTTCTAAGGTTCTCGGAATTTTGAAG GTTTCAGCGGCAATTGGATTTGATGCTGGGGTTTTGTCTTGTTTGGAGTACTTGGAAGCTGCCCCTTGGGCTGAGGATGAAGAAGAGAAAGTGGCTTCTCTATTGGCAGAGCTCCGCCTTGAAAATGTTGGAGCAGGGGAAGTTTTAAAGAGGGTTTCTGTTGAGGTTACTAATGGAACTGATGAGGGTGGCGATAATGAAGAAGTGCTTCTCAAGCTTTTGCATGTGGTTCTTGAAGGCAAAGATGAGAAGGCAAGGCGTGAAATGAAAGGATTGGTCTCGAAGATGCTTCGTGAGAATTCATCTCAGAATGATCTCCGAAAAGAGTCTTTGTATTCAGCTTGTGATGGCTGTCTGGAGCTGCTTCGACACCATTTTCTCCGAGCAGCTTCATCTGATTTGCAAGATGTGAGTCAGATTGCAAGACAAGCAGATAATTTGCACTGGATTTtggatattttgattgatagGCAGATTGCTGAGGATTTTCTAAAATCATGGGCTTCTCAATCAGAATTATCTGATGCTCATTCTAAAGTTCCAGCTGTCCATAGGTATGAGGTCAGCAGAGTTACTGCTCGGCTGTTTGTGGGAATTGGAAAGGGGCAGTTATTGGCATCAAAGGAAATGAGGTGCTTGCTTTTACAAACATGGTTGGTGCCATTTTATGATGATTTTGGGTGGATGAGGAGGGCATCAAAAGGCCTTGATAGACATTTAATTGAGGATGGTCTTAGTAATACAATTCTCACTTTGCCTCTGGCTTGGCAACAGGAAATTTTGCTTGCTTGGTTTGATAGATTCTTGAACTCTGGTGAAGATTGTCCAAACATTCAAAGAGGTTTTGAAGTTTGGTGGAGGAGGGCTTTCTGGCGACGAAGTGGTGAACAAGAACCACCAAGGCAATTACAAGTTACAACCGCAACCATTGAGAACTCATAA